In Spirochaetota bacterium, one DNA window encodes the following:
- a CDS encoding MarR family transcriptional regulator: protein MSYRQNMLKKSKININKILRDVLKAVYQFERYKEKYFGITYELYYALTLIDDTKKITISEIAEALCIPLHKATRIIQRLHARQLVKRTISLHDKRVVYVSLTKKGMKCLKTIEDFCYSIVMNNAASLSKDELSIFIHVASAIPDILKISHSAFSEVKYAK, encoded by the coding sequence ATGAGCTATCGCCAAAATATGTTAAAAAAATCAAAAATTAATATTAATAAAATACTACGTGATGTATTGAAAGCAGTGTATCAGTTTGAGCGCTATAAAGAAAAATATTTTGGCATTACCTATGAACTATATTATGCACTTACTCTCATTGATGATACAAAAAAGATTACAATATCGGAAATTGCTGAAGCTTTATGCATCCCATTGCATAAAGCAACGCGGATTATACAGCGGTTACATGCAAGACAGTTAGTAAAAAGAACAATATCTTTGCATGATAAGCGGGTGGTATATGTTTCTCTCACTAAAAAGGGGATGAAATGTCTTAAAACAATTGAAGATTTTTGCTATTCTATAGTGATGAATAATGCTGCCAGTTTATCTAAAGATGAGTTGTCAATATTTATTCATGTGGCTTCAGCAATACCAGATATTTTAAAGATATCGCATTCTGCATTTAGCGAGGTAAAGTATGCCAAGTAA
- a CDS encoding aldehyde ferredoxin oxidoreductase family protein has product MPSKFKGYMGKICDINLSTGAIGEYPLSDEDREKYLGGRFISTKILWDQLSPGADPLSGENILVVMTSPLTGTGAPSSSRFDISAKSPLTGLIGHSNSGGNFGMHLKRAGFDGVVVRGKASRPVYIEFDDGNVSIKDASSIWGMNTQDAQKAMGQGGTLAIGPAGENQVLFASVVSQERSHGRCGMGAVMGSKNLKGMVARGQSKIPIHNNEEFKKHVKQWITMLQQHPATGQFAPRYGTAGFLTALSMNNALPTKNFSKGQFEHAWKIGGERLAEEFLVKNSGCISCPIRCGRVVEINGKEVKGPEYEILSLLGSNMLIDDMDAIIKWNYQLDLLGLDAITTGTLMGFAAELNERGIWKCGIEFGKKENISQIIEDIAYKRGIGKELSQGVRYLAKKYNAQSFAPHVKGLELAAYEPRASVGHGLGYATASRGACHLDGGYMIYFEVTGPVTLNPHHYRSKPSWTILDQNLLAAVSAGGNCLFTSWTFVPNIAYKVPGRKWLFSLMRFILTHTWILIDFTVKMPKWLMHFHVPLLPHTKAIELATGMKMDFGRFYCVGERGYTLERMFNIREGLTAQDDTLPARFTNEPLMFGKKGYTVPLSAMLKKYYALRGWDKQGKPTRKLLKKLGIE; this is encoded by the coding sequence ATGCCAAGTAAATTTAAAGGCTATATGGGAAAAATCTGTGACATTAATCTTTCAACAGGAGCTATTGGCGAATATCCGCTTTCAGATGAAGACAGAGAAAAGTACCTTGGTGGAAGATTTATTTCTACAAAGATTTTGTGGGATCAACTTAGCCCGGGTGCTGACCCGCTGTCAGGCGAAAATATTTTGGTTGTTATGACTTCACCTTTGACGGGCACAGGTGCACCTTCAAGTAGCCGCTTTGACATTTCAGCAAAAAGCCCACTGACAGGACTCATTGGTCATTCCAACAGTGGGGGCAATTTTGGTATGCACCTGAAGCGTGCTGGATTTGATGGTGTTGTAGTACGCGGAAAGGCATCACGGCCAGTATATATAGAATTTGATGATGGTAATGTCAGCATAAAAGATGCATCATCAATATGGGGAATGAATACACAGGATGCACAAAAAGCCATGGGTCAAGGTGGCACCTTAGCCATTGGACCCGCAGGGGAAAATCAGGTGTTATTTGCTTCTGTTGTGTCCCAGGAGCGAAGCCACGGCAGGTGTGGTATGGGAGCAGTGATGGGTTCAAAAAACCTCAAAGGTATGGTTGCGCGGGGCCAGAGTAAAATTCCTATTCACAATAATGAAGAATTCAAGAAACATGTTAAGCAATGGATAACCATGTTGCAGCAACATCCTGCAACTGGTCAATTTGCACCTCGCTACGGTACCGCTGGTTTTTTGACAGCACTTTCAATGAATAATGCTTTGCCCACAAAGAACTTTTCTAAAGGCCAGTTTGAACATGCTTGGAAGATTGGTGGCGAGCGATTAGCTGAGGAATTTTTAGTAAAAAATTCTGGATGCATCTCATGCCCAATACGTTGTGGTAGGGTTGTTGAAATAAATGGAAAAGAAGTTAAAGGGCCAGAATATGAAATTTTATCTTTGCTTGGATCCAATATGCTCATAGATGATATGGACGCTATCATTAAGTGGAATTACCAACTTGACCTATTAGGACTTGATGCAATTACCACAGGGACATTGATGGGATTTGCAGCAGAACTCAATGAGCGTGGAATCTGGAAATGCGGGATTGAATTTGGAAAAAAAGAAAATATTTCACAGATTATTGAAGATATTGCATATAAACGGGGTATTGGCAAGGAGCTATCGCAAGGTGTAAGGTACCTTGCAAAAAAATACAATGCACAAAGTTTTGCACCTCATGTCAAGGGCTTAGAACTGGCTGCGTATGAGCCGCGAGCTTCAGTAGGGCACGGATTGGGGTATGCTACTGCCTCGCGTGGTGCGTGCCATTTAGATGGTGGGTATATGATATACTTTGAGGTTACAGGGCCGGTCACACTCAATCCGCATCACTATCGATCAAAACCATCATGGACAATACTTGACCAGAATCTGCTTGCTGCGGTCAGTGCAGGCGGCAATTGCCTTTTTACTTCATGGACTTTTGTTCCAAATATTGCATATAAAGTGCCCGGGAGAAAATGGCTTTTTTCACTTATGCGATTTATTCTAACGCATACATGGATACTCATTGACTTTACAGTTAAAATGCCCAAATGGCTTATGCACTTTCATGTGCCATTACTTCCGCATACAAAAGCTATTGAGCTTGCCACTGGTATGAAAATGGATTTTGGCAGATTTTATTGTGTTGGAGAGCGCGGTTATACCTTAGAGCGGATGTTTAATATACGTGAAGGGTTAACTGCACAAGATGATACATTGCCCGCTCGGTTTACAAATGAACCACTGATGTTTGGAAAGAAGGGATATACTGTGCCTCTATCTGCAATGTTAAAAAAGTATTATGCTCTCAGAGGATGGGATAAACAAGGGAAGCCCACACGTAAACTTTTGAAGAAACTTGGAATTGAATAA
- a CDS encoding STAS domain-containing protein: MEKTHRVSSKIVSNVPILILEGDITSEADNDIMNSYRELKEKHSPFYLIIDFNKTKYINSAGIATLINIIQDLGDFGGKVVFTGLSQHFQKVMDIVGITDFVNIYQTNEEALKNITTRA, from the coding sequence ATGGAAAAAACACATCGGGTTTCATCAAAGATAGTGAGTAATGTTCCTATTCTTATCCTGGAGGGTGATATTACTTCTGAAGCTGATAATGATATCATGAATAGCTACCGGGAACTTAAAGAAAAACATTCCCCTTTTTACCTTATAATAGACTTTAATAAGACAAAATATATAAATTCTGCAGGGATAGCTACATTAATTAACATTATTCAGGATTTAGGCGATTTTGGCGGAAAGGTGGTGTTCACAGGGCTTTCACAGCATTTTCAAAAAGTAATGGATATTGTTGGCATTACTGATTTTGTCAACATTTATCAAACAAATGAAGAAGCCCTCAAAAACATTACTACAAGAGCATGA